Proteins from a single region of Penaeus monodon isolate SGIC_2016 chromosome 12, NSTDA_Pmon_1, whole genome shotgun sequence:
- the LOC119579397 gene encoding uncharacterized protein LOC119579397 produces the protein MLGSAGYVTHLDVPLNALRYSNQTLTCNYDLGSDALYTVKWYFNDEEFFRYTPSEDPMMAAFNNSNIQVIMEESEENKVVLREVDLTATGQYKCEVGRDWPEFTFDDKTANMTVVVIPNERPRIEGVVDGHFRVDDLVNLNCTAAPSMPAAALKWIINDVEAPKEYLRVYSHVKTADGLYISTLGLNFKLTKGHFKQGELKLKCTATIETLYHKVEEHSQVNPTGTVVRELPPEGSLVTANGPPSSGSETMCSALLERLVALHVVLLLSVHLLR, from the exons ATGCTGGGGTCGGCTGGTTATGTGACGCACCTGGATGTCCCTCTGAATGCACTCCGCTACAGCAACCAGACTCTCACCTGTAATTATGACTTAGGCTCCGATGCACTCTACACCGTCAAGTGGTATTTCAACGATGAGGAGTTCTTCAG aTACACACCCAGTGAAGATCCCATGATGGCAGCTTTCAACAACTCAAATATCCAAGTCATT ATGGAAGAGTCGGAGGAGAACAAGGTGGTGCTCCGTGAAGTGGACCTGACTGCAACCGGCCAGTATAAGTGTGAAGTTGGCAGGGACTGGCCTGAATTCACCTTTGATGACAAGACAGCCAACATGACAGTTGTTG TGATACCCAATGAGCGACCCAGGATTGAAGGTGTTGTAGATGGTCACTTTCGTGTAGATGACCTTGTTAATCTTAATTGCACAGCAGCTCCTTCCATGCCAGCTGCTGCTCTGAAATGGATTATCAATGATGTTGAA GCTCCTAAAGAATACCTGCGAGTGTATAGTCACGTGAAGACTGCAGATGGACTCTACATTTCTACCTTGGGACTTAATTTTAAACTTACCAAAGGACACTTCAAGCAGGGAGAACTGAAACTGAAG TGCACAGCCACCATTGAGACACTCTACCACAAGGTAGAAGAACATAGCCAGGTCAACCCTACTGGCACTGTTGTCAGGGAACTACCACCAGAAGGAAGTCTTGTTACTGCCAATG GTCCTCCAAGTTCAGGCTCAGAGACAATGTGCAGTGCACTGCTGGAGCGACTGGTGGCTCTTCATGTTGTCCTCCTCTTGTCAGTGCATCTCCTGCGGTAG